In one window of Paraflavitalea soli DNA:
- a CDS encoding Crp/Fnr family transcriptional regulator yields the protein MSDELKIYLQANLKQREIKKKEYLLKAGHVSKHVCFILTGLLRCFYEKNDTEVSSWFMKEGDVVFSIESFYTQTPSYESIQALEDTSILYIDHAELEYIYKHFAEFNYIGRILTIHYHTLWARQLYSIRMCSGMERYQWMKENHADLLQKVPARYLAPYLNMTEVSLSRLKAQRG from the coding sequence ATGTCGGATGAGCTAAAAATATACCTGCAAGCAAATTTAAAGCAACGGGAAATTAAGAAAAAGGAGTACTTACTAAAAGCAGGCCATGTGAGCAAACATGTATGCTTTATTCTTACGGGGCTTTTGCGCTGTTTTTACGAGAAAAATGATACGGAAGTGTCTTCCTGGTTCATGAAAGAAGGTGACGTAGTATTCAGTATCGAAAGTTTTTATACGCAAACACCCAGTTATGAATCTATCCAGGCGCTGGAGGATACCAGCATACTTTATATAGACCATGCAGAACTAGAATACATCTACAAGCACTTTGCTGAATTCAACTATATAGGCCGCATACTTACCATACATTATCATACCCTGTGGGCACGGCAGTTATATTCAATTCGGATGTGTTCTGGAATGGAAAGGTACCAGTGGATGAAGGAGAATCATGCGGATCTCTTACAAAAGGTACCAGCCCGGTACCTGGCCCCCTACCTGAATATGACGGAAGTAAGCCTGAGCAGGTTGAAGGCGCAGCGAGGATAG